Proteins encoded within one genomic window of Ranitomeya variabilis isolate aRanVar5 chromosome 4, aRanVar5.hap1, whole genome shotgun sequence:
- the LOC143766896 gene encoding uncharacterized protein LOC143766896, with protein sequence MFKSDDLEILQDTTEVIAVSPDISSSIHTKDLSSDPMKQVPASDSLLTAKENQSHKRGFKKQTAPKAKKSFSCSECGKCFNWKGNLVSHQRTHTGEKPFSCSECGKCFNQKVSLVAHQRTHTGENPFSCSECGKCFNQKVSLVAHQRTHTGENPFSCSECGKCFNQKVRLVTHQRTHTGENRFSCSECGKCFTQKRYLVTHQRTHTGEKPFSCSECGKCFNHKVSLVRHQRTHTGEKPFSCSECGKCFNLKTDLVTHQRTHTGEKPFTCSECGKCFIQKSDLVRHHRTHTGEKPFCCSDCGKCFKWKVLLVRHQSSHTEEKPFSFS encoded by the coding sequence atgtttaaatctgatgatcttgagatcctacaagatacaactgaagtgattgctgtttctccagatatatcatcatcaATTCAcaccaaagatctgtcatctgatccaatgaaacaagtcccagcttctgattcattactgactgctaaggaaaatcaaagtcacaaaagaggctttaaaaaacaaactgctcctaaagcaaagaagtcattttcatgttcagaatgtgggaaatgttttaactggaaagggaatcttgttagtcaccagagaacccacacaggggagaagcctttttcctgttcagaatgtggaaaatgttttaaccagaaagtgaGTCTTGTtgcacaccaaagaacccacacaggggagaatcctttttcctgttcagaatgtgggaaatgttttaaccagaaagtgaGTCTTGTtgcacaccaaagaacccacacaggggagaatcctttttcctgttcagaatgtgggaaatgttttaaccagaaagtgcgtcttgttacacaccaaagaacccacacaggggagaatcgtttttcctgttcagaatgtgggaaatgttttacccagaaaagATATTTAGTTactcaccagagaacccacacaggggagaagcctttttcctgttcagaatgtgggaaatgttttaaccataaagtgagtcttgttagacaccaaagaacccacacaggggagaagcctttttcctgttcagaatgtgggaaatgttttaacctgaaaaCAGATTTGGTTactcaccagagaacccacacaggggagaagccttttacctgttcagaatgtgggaaatgttttatccaaaaatcagatttggttaggcaccatagaactcacacaggagagaagcctttttgctgttcagattgtgggaaatgttttaaatggaaagtgcttcttgttagacatcagagcagtcacacagaggagaaacctttttcattttcttaa